The DNA sequence attttgtataaatcaacttgagctctgtcagaggttgatgtcttgataactctatcagaacttgctatttctgttgtagcttgcagttcttcactctgaacaacttgagcactgtcagaggtcgactttgattcttcagaaatcttccttcttttcagagtttgaacatcttcatcttcagcaagagtatcatcagtaacttgaaccattttgcacactggtttcatcaggatttgaggaattttcatctccagtggcttggttggttcatcaacttttctcttccctttgtctttggaatcaatctcagtctgtgatctagtctttggctttgatgcctcagtatttgacttctccttgatcacaatgccttttaccttaggcctaggaggtttctttgcaacagaagcttttggctttagatttatcttttcagctttaaatctagcttcttcctccttgagattttctaaatccattccaggattatgcttcagaaataatcttctagcaatttcttcatcaagtgtctgaatcttgggatccttgtagtagactatagtctgcttcccctttagcttcagagtttgcaaaaacttctgagagtcttgacttctaccttgtatcagaacatcaggcttcgtcatcagactttgctcatcagaacttgatatcatattttgattatcagcacttgctatcagattttgagtttgagcagctaCAGAACTTGTcctcttttgagtagaagatttgcttgcatcagtatttagtttccttgaagaaaacTTGATGTTGTGCtctttaccttgaacttgacctctacccttgctaaggtttccctggtcatcagcttcatcatctttcttcttcagtacttgatcattagagcatttggacttaactatcttctccctctttttggcatcatcaggtaataagagagagagagagagagagggggggggggagagagagagagagagagaggaagttCAATTGAatattggatttcatccaattgagctttttgagaagcttgattgtGTAGGACCTTggtaatttgggcatgttgcttctcctgaactttctcaattgcttcaaccttttcagaaataggtctgataaacctctttttatcaatcttggtctccatatctagcttttcagctttttcaagaaacttatcaaccttttcttgagtagcagagtgtagaccttgaagatttttggtagacagagctgtgactttgagttgtgttttgaaatcagaatttgtgagcaactcatcagcttttccaatatggtctgtcagtactttggagcttggaatgaaatcagtttcattccacttcttggtccactccacacctctgtgagtatcttcccaaggaataggagcagcttgctcaataaacttctcaataagtgcctcctttcctagaatgggagctggagtatcaacagaaacattGTCTCCAGTACTAGAAGAAGACTCATCATTCTCTGATAAGACAAGTGTATGTGAGGCAATGGGAGATTCTGGAACTACCTCATCTTAATTCTGATCTTCAGGATCCTGATCAAGAATTGGTGtggatggtatctcagcatttaagattggagaatgagttggagatgtctgagctgctgtaggagcttccagataaagaacagtaggaatattcagattgtgaatatctattttaAAACTTGTtgcttgttcttcagcatcatatgttgcttttattggagagacaggaggggtgaGCACTttatcaggaacagtgtcttttatttctggaagggattcaatgataattggctcttttgagattaaaaattcctgatccccttcctcggcttcttcaatatcttctgatggaggcttagccaaatacctcctagcccTCATTTTTTtcaatctccttgatagtgaaggagttgcttgagcatcagaactagcagttctctttctcttcaaattacctgaaccctcagcttcagcatttatctgttgggttgacccttcagcttctgtttctttctgaaaaaccacagtttcagcttcaacagtcataggttctgatgcatgaacctgtgcttcctcttcactatcagattcatccctgaaaatcatcttccttctctttgatggaggttgaggaacagactttgccctcttagaaggtttggatcttgatgctttagcagatggttgttgttgtgaagattgagctgatggttggaagtaagtCCTGATGGTAGGttaagttggttgaggttgagaggtggttggttgtgtagttgtTGGAGGTGCTTATagaggttgggttggttggacatcaggatataaggcAGCATAGGTGGCTGGATCAAAATTTACCAAGACTTGTTTGATAgatgtaggaatttggaggggtctcaaaacagtcttcttattatcagtagataataagtcagtaaaggctctcttagcaagtttaaatggttcaattaactcatttgctagttggggtgcatcagagcaacaaaaactataaataagctgacagaatctagcaaagtaaactgtatttctatcttctgtcatcctatccccaataaatcctaaaatagtacttgcataatcaaaatgagtttgattaatgagagcatacccgatttgttgactgagaattgggattgcatcaaaattggaacatttatttgcaaaggcctttgtgatgcagtcaaagaagaaaccccattccctccttatgtgaggtctcttcaattgacccagctttgccaaagtcttttcataccccagattgcccatcatttgttgaagagatgactcctcaactgttgaactgtAGACACGGTTTTCTGGCAAATATAAAGCATGtcgaactgtagccaaagtcactacatgatcatcctcccctgttgaaaagataatatatggggacccatgagcaccaccatcatcatacatgccacttctccaaaactccagcacttgagttccagagattgcttctggttgggttaaagcatacccaatctcagagttagcaaggaagtcctgaatgaagtgaagttctgatggagcttcacccttgctaagaatagccaagtagttgttgggaacaaacttagctccattgaaaacaatgtcttttggcgccatttctgtgaaaaatcaaatgagaaaaagagtgtttgcaaggtgtttgataaaattcctgtatgaaaaatagcttcagagaatattagtgggtgagagaaaataagatagatgagagaataagaaaagtaggtaaaagattaaaaaatcttttaactctcttatttatacaaccCATGTGATAACAgctatatttttgaagcatgacagacaatttacacctggcaacatgtgaacagtcagtaaaaagttaaagcaggagttagtgggcacgagaactaagcagtaattaatgtgcacatgtagtttttcaagacaaacacgtttcccatttaaccaaatgattatgactgtttttatctcacctaattatattctgataaaatatgaccgttttagtatttaacacaaataagtcaagtaaataaataattccacgtaagcatcagagttttcatcaggatttgcatcagaactagactaacatcagaatttaacggtcatcatcagaacatggcttttgtactcaaaaagtgaatatttgttactgtgattcttcatacaaatactgacttgttttttcagagtttaatcatcagaacttgtcctcagaatttatgcatatgacacttaactgtttatctaaaacaacttaataaccacagtaattttcatcattcatatggagtgataatGTGCGCATTAACAgaatatcatataaagattaaagtctgataaacttcagtatatcttagaaataaggcataactaagaaaagtgcttaaaatctgtcattaataatgaagtctactatagaataaatttatggaggagtccacctcaactgtttgtgcttattttatgcatcttttgaaattcctttttacagtggcttctcagtgtaagtgagtcacaactgttatcagaatttatgctattatcagagtatttctccactaatcagagaatgtgaaaagtcaccaagaaaaaattattttcttttctaatgcatataacttaataccagtaatgcacttggatctacccttccacatatttactatagatctcaaagaagtacctgacttcaattttcttttcttttcttttcttcagataagtgaggcttatcaagcatgtggttcatccttaagatttactgacatccgaatttgacagataagaagcaagaatctagtttgtgacttagtaataagatacacacagtaaatttgactaagctcaaaatcagaatttgcttgtgttaatgaatttccacataacCAACTAATTCAAACttgggatttctagtatgttaaagactactaggtcagcatctagcacagtaatcctcattggattaaatagtcacggaacattcaaatcactattagagtatatagatccacatcagataataatcagcatttaatgtattacaatttaagtacagattacatgaagataagacaatctgtaaatactggtcataaagtctgatgcatgagaacaaaaactaagcagatttgtagaaagaacctgaaaccattccaagttcatttaccagtcttgtaaaagtagcttcacatagtggttttgtgaagatatctgctagttgttgatctgttggaacaaaatgtaattccactgtaccttccatcacatgttcccttataaaatggtacctaatgccgatgtgctttatcattgagtgttgtaccgaattacctgtcatagcaatagcactttgattatcacagtaaataggtattttagaaaattctaacccatagtccagtaactgattcttcatccaaagaatctgtacacaacagcttcctgcaacaatatattttgcttctacAGTAGATATGGAAATTGAAttctgtttcttgctataccaagaaaccaatatgcctccaagaaattggcagcttccactagtgcttttcctgtctattttgcatcctgcaaaatctgcatctgagtaacctattagcttaaagcccgattctctaggataccacaatcctagatcagttatacccttgaggtacttgaaaattcttttcacagctataagatgaggttcttttggatcagcctgaaatctagcacaaagacaggtagtatacatgatatcaggtctactttcagttaaatagagtaaagagccaatcatacctctgtagttagtaatatctactgatgaaccagtatctttatctaacttggttgcagtggccatgggagtggatgcagttgaacaatcttgcattccaaatttcttcagtaaatttctggtgtacttggattgattgataaaagtaccttcttcattttgcttgacttgaagtcccagaaaatagctaagttttcccatcatactcatttgatatcttgactgcattagctttgcaaacctttcacatagtttggcatttgtagaaccaaatatgatatcatcaacatatatctgtaccaaaagtaagtcctttccatggtttaggtagaacaatgttttatcaattgtacctctgtgaaatccactttccagaaggaattgagtagGGGTGTTCGTGGTTTGGTTTGGTCCGGATCCGTCATATTTTTGAACCGAACCAATAATTGCggtttttaaaaatttaaaaccaaaccaaaccaacaAAATGCTAAGACCAAGCCAAACCAATCCATCAAAAAACGGATTGGTTTGGTTCAAAACCATGGTTTTTACTTTGATAACTAGCTTttctaaaatataattattattttaatttaaaaataataaatattttttaagcCTTCTTGAATCACGACTTTAGAAATTAAAAGTTTACAGTACATGCTAACCATATAAAAAGGCTAACCATATAAAAAGGCTAACAGGAGACATGACATAATTATATGCATATATTCAAATGATTTATTAAGCAAATTCATATGAAATATAATCTTTCTTTAGTATTAAAATTTTGAACataatataataaaacacatcTTTATATAACTTAGAACACAATAATCTCAGTGATATCTTGATTTTTTGGTTCTCATCCTTGTCTTCAACTTTCGGCTTCTTGCCTGTGCTATTAGTGTTTCAATCTACAATACAATGAAAACAAAAGAATAGTGCATAAGTTATTTGCATCTTCAtgaaaatattatattaaaatattatatttgtAGATGTTCTTTGAAAGAATATTCTTACTCCATTGCTTCCATGGCTCCTGGAAGAAAAGAAGCCTCCtctaaaaaataataataaaaatatttttgaacaaATACATATTAagtaattttttaataataaatttaaaattatcaCCTGGAAGTACTTCTACATAGTCTTTGTAACCTTCAACTACGTCCATATATTCACGTAGAACTACAGGTTCACCATGAGAACTCAACCAATTCTTAGAACAAATTAAAGCCTGGACCATCTTAGGTGATAATGAACTTCTAAATGGATCAAGTATTCGACCTCCAATTGAGAAAGCAGATTCTCAGGCTACTGTAGATATAGGAGTGGCAAGAACATTCTTAGCAATTCTTGAGAGAACTTTATACCTATTAGAATTTTGTTTCCACCATGTTAGTATATTAAAGTCATCTCCAAACTCATCTAAATCAGCCTCCAAGTATCTGTCAACTTCCTTTTTCTCGATTCCACCACGTTTTACAGCCTTCTGTTTCAAAAATGTTGAATGTATTTGTCTTTTAGCACCCAAAGTGGAAGCTTCAGTAAGGTTAAACTCAGAAGTTTCTTCCAATATTGATCTTGAATTAGTGACTGGTGGAGGGATATCATCATATTCATGAAACAACCTACGTAACACTACCTCAATAGATTTTAACATTCTTTTTGCAACTGGTTCTTCATAGATATAGCTAAAACACACAGCCACATACTCTAACTTATATCGTGGATCAAGCACTATACCAAGAAACAAGACAACATTCATTTTTTCAGGATCTCCCCAATATTTATCAAATTTTTTCAACATACTAGCTGCCCTATTACCCAACAAACTATCATAGTCCTTAGATAAAACATTTAGCTCTTGTTTAACCTCAGAAATTTGTAAAAAATAAAGATTGATAGTGGAGTATATAATGACCCACTAAATTTAAGAGTTAACTCATAAAATGTCTTCAAAAACTTAAGAAACACACTTGCGTTATCCCAGTCGACCTCACTTGGCGGACCATCAATTTTTTTACCTTTCATTTTCTCTTCAAAATAGCTTGTGTAATTCAAATCTCCTTCCAGTCTTGTAAAAGCTTTGTTAAATTTCAATGCAGCCTCGAGCATCAAGTAGGTCGCGTTCCACCTAGTTGGAACATCCAAACATAGTAATGCATTAGACTGAATATTTTCTTCATGTGCACACTCCTTAAATCTTGTAATCCGCGCTGGTGAAGATCTACAATATCTCACTGCATTCCTAATAGCACTTATAGAATAGTGTaattcatccaaaccatctccaaccACTAGATTTAGAATGTGACAAACACATCTCATGTGCAACAAATCACCATTAAGAACTACCGCTCCTTTCTTCTCACCCAACTTAGTTTTTAACCTCGAAAGAGCTACAACATTAGAAGATGCATTGTCCACTGTCACTGTAAAAACTTTCCATATTCCCCAATCTTTTAAGTAGACCATTATTGGACACTTAAAAAAACCTATTATCCTCTTGTGCAATTTCCAATCTCCATCAATCCAATGTGCAATAACACACATATAATTGATGTTCTGAATTGAAGTCCATGTATCCGTCGTCAAACACACTTTTTCCTTACTTAAcatatttttgatttttttcttctCATCTACATATAAATTGTAGACATCTCTAGCAATAGTCATTCGTGATGGAGGATCAAATTTTGGATTCATGTAGCGAGAATACAACTTAAACCCCTCTCCTTCCAAATGTCTAAAAGGTAGCTCAtccaaaataatatattttgctaAATGTTCTTGAGCACCCTCCTTAGTCCAAGACATTGTTGCTAGACTACTGGAACCTTCATCATTTTTTGTGAAAGATAATAACTTTTGGCTCGTAGCTTCTGCTCTTCCTGGAAACTTTTTACATTTATTCAAATGAGCTCTGAGCATTGAAGTCCCATTCTGTGTCGGATTGTAAGCATAATCCGCACCACAGTAAATACATACACACCTAGGATTTTTAGGATCACCTCCCGTAATAATCTTATAATGGTCCCAAACATCTGATATTTTTTTTGGATTTCTGTTTTGTTTAGCTTTGTCATGTTGAATAATAGCATCAACATTTTGTGTATTAGAAGGTGGTTCTTGAGTTTGGGCAGGATTTGTTATATTGGTTTTGTCGAGCTCCATATCTCAAGGTTAAAAGTTGGTATGAGAAAATGATGAATAAAAACAGCATATTTAACTTGATTTTTAGCAGAGAAGTTTAAGAGTTCAGTTATTAAAAATAAAGAGTTTACAGGTTCAATGTTTCACAAAAAAACTCAACAGTTTATCATTGAAAAATACAACTCAGACTATCTGAATACCAATATATACACACTGATACATGTACAATATATATTAACTAAATCAAGTTGAAAAGTTGATTAAAATTCCATATATAAAATTAATCactaatatttatttatttatttaatatatataataattaaacgGTCCGGTTCGGATTAACCACATTAAATATTTATCAAACTGTAACCAAACCATATATATTTGTACGGTCCGGATAACCAAACCATTAAATACGGTTTGTTCGGTTCCGGTTTTAAATAGTTTGGATTGCGTCGGTCCGGTCTAAAACCGCGGTTTACGGTTTTTATGAACACCCCtagaattgagctaaagtctcataccatgctcttggagcttgcttaaggccataaagtgctttatcaagcttgtatacatgatttagaaattttgaatctacaaagcctggaggttgttcaacatatacctcttcttccaattctccattgagaaaagcacttttcacatccatttgaaagactttaaactttttgtgagcaacataagccaaaaagattcttatggcttccaatctagcaattggtgtaaatgtttcatcat is a window from the Apium graveolens cultivar Ventura chromosome 1, ASM990537v1, whole genome shotgun sequence genome containing:
- the LOC141711057 gene encoding zinc finger BED domain-containing protein RICESLEEPER 2-like → MELDKTNITNPAQTQEPPSNTQNVDAIIQHDKAKQNRNPKKISDVWDHYKIITGGDPKNPRCVCIYCGADYAYNPTQNGTSMLRAHLNKCKKFPGRAEATSQKLLSFTKNDEGSSSLATMSWTKEGAQEHLAKYIILDELPFRHLEGEGFKLYSRYMNPKFDPPSRMTIARDVYNLYVDEKKKIKNMLSKEKVCLTTDTWTSIQNINYMCVIAHWIDGDWKLHKRIIGFFKCPIMVYLKDWGIWKVFTVTVDNASSNVVALSRLKTKLGEKKGAVVLNGDLLHMRCVCHILNLVVGDGLDELHYSISAIRNAVRYCRSSPARITRFKECAHEENIQSNALLCLDVPTRWNATYLMLEAALKFNKAFTRLEGDLNYTSYFEEKMKGKKIDGPPSEVDWDNASVFLKFLKTFYELTLKFSGAASMLKKFDKYWGDPEKMNVVLFLGIVLDPRYKLEYVAVCFSYIYEEPVAKRMLKSIEVVLRRLFHEYDDIPPPVTNSRSILEETSEFNLTEASTLGAKRQIHSTFLKQKAVKRGGIEKKEVDRYLEADLDEFGDDFNILTWWKQNSNRWQAERNASWNVWLREKYNCVKWEDMDKLSSSKSCSVIVQDVLKAVAKLSELGLLGLGSLKWEVFDGESTLLWKDLWYQDKPLLEKFSRLYSIPKLKHKEIRVIKVLWDCYDRDGEVFWTTKLRN